Proteins co-encoded in one Accipiter gentilis chromosome 5, bAccGen1.1, whole genome shotgun sequence genomic window:
- the CITED2 gene encoding cbp/p300-interacting transactivator 2 — protein MADHMMAMNHGRFPDGSGGLHHHPAHRMGMGQFPTPHHHHQQQQQPPQQHAFSALMGDHIHYGAGNMNASGGVRHAMGPASVSGGHPAGSMPPPARFSGSQFMAPPVASPGGQLSASMQLQKLNNQYFSHHPYPHSHYMPDLHPGSHQLNGSSQQHFRDCNPKHGGGGGGGGGGGGGSGLPPAVPHVPAAMLPPNVIDTDFIDEEVLMSLVIEMGLDRIKELPELWLGQNEFDFMTDFVCKQQPSRVSC, from the coding sequence ATGGCAGACCACATGATGGCCATGAACCACGGGCGATTCCCCGACGGCTCCGGCGGGCTCCACCACCACCCCGCGCATCGGATGGGCATGGGGCAGTTTCCCACCCCGcatcaccaccaccagcagcagcagcagccgccgcagcAGCACGCCTTCAGCGCCCTGATGGGCGACCATATACATTACGGAGCTGGGAATATGAACGCGAGCGGCGGCGTGAGGCACGCCATGGGGCCGGCGAGCGTGAGCGGAGGGCACCCGGCCGGCAGCATGCCGCCCCCCGCCCGCTTCAGCGGCTCCCAGTTCATGGCCCCCCCCGTCGCCAGCCCGGGAGGGCAGCTGAGCGCCAGCATGCAGCTCCAGAAGCTGAACAACCAGTACTTCAGCCACCACCCCTACCCCCACAGCCACTACATGCCGGACTTGCACCCCGGCAGCCACCAGCTGAacggcagcagccagcagcatttCAGGGACTGCAACCCCaagcacggcggcggcggcggcggcggcggcggcggcggcggcggcagcggcttGCCGCCCGCCGTCCCCCACGTCCCCGCGGCAATGCTGCCGCCCAATGTCATAGACACTGACTTCATCGACGAGGAGGTCCTCATGTCCTTAGTCATCGAAATGGGGCTGGATCGCATCAAGGAGCTTCCCGAGCTGTGGTTGGGACAGAACGAGTTTGACTTCATGACAGACTTCGTTTGCAAACAGCAGCCCAGCAGGGTGAGCTGCtga